The Candidatus Methylomirabilis tolerans genome includes the window CCGTTTTCGCGTTCGAGCATTGCTGTGACGACGTTTTGGAAGGGGCATCGTTCGTCCTCCTGGATATCGGTGGGCTAGAGTAACTGTTGAAGGGGAAGAAGCCGTGGATCACCATCCTGAACGCGGCATCGACACGAGGTCTCGTTCAGGTTGATCCCGCAATGGGGGCACAGCCCACGGCATTCGGCTCGACAAAGAGGCTGAAGCGGTAAGCTCAATAAAACATTCTCGCGCAAAAGCTCCGTCAGATCAAGGCGATCGTCTTGCATGACATCGACATCCATGTCGGCAGCGCTGAGTTCGACCGCCTCACCGCGAGAGGCTTCACTGGCTCCCGTATACAGAATCGTAAACGAATCGGAGACTGGAATGGAGACCGGCTCAGAGCATCGACCGCACAACACAACCGCCGTTGTTTTGAATGCTCCGCTCACAAGAATACCATCGGCCTCTCGCTCCAGATGAAATGAGGCCTCGACCGGAGCGAGTGAAAGCCATAGCCCTTCAACTCCCTCCCAGCAGGGTTCTTCGAAAAATTCAAGATCTAACCCTTCTGAAGGAA containing:
- a CDS encoding DUF177 domain-containing protein, with the translated sequence MLVERSQIPSEGLDLEFFEEPCWEGVEGLWLSLAPVEASFHLEREADGILVSGAFKTTAVVLCGRCSEPVSIPVSDSFTILYTGASEASRGEAVELSAADMDVDVMQDDRLDLTELLRENVLLSLPLQPLCRAECRGLCPHCGINLNETSCRCRVQDGDPRLLPLQQLL